From the genome of Rhizobium binae, one region includes:
- a CDS encoding methyl-accepting chemotaxis protein translates to MLIDKILSRFKIKTKVLIFVLPFVVTISAVGLTGLYASGLLQGRMEISNSVLQSLSGFKDLYGSMDDFLRITSQQARDKLLTDLKTQQGVLDQTLSQVGEEASGRDSLAEASRRTKDISGVVDKLWALHEQEEALHQQIDAAQKSLISTRFTVSYQAEELQTALQSDESAATVTLRTADRLLKGGDFLGTVASGFSKPQTPQDKIAFINEQMPEIIKAQRLIAISVPTNQKNVIDALAATIDGIKAIAQMPAPTDENVAELGRLVSRFRQTSTYTQLTATQKMREATQRFAELEGRIAQTNSVLQDTRRLENSVYALQIVLSDFLSNSSKDNLVRLQQQAGTLGKDMQVLTTSAKGMGFAEGISEAIQPALDAISGGGSKIVDTIGERVTAYAAARQELDQIWTKLTDFAELQKQTAGTERTQANSISVLTTGLGILLSILGGIALVLTLQRPISQITAAMRRIAEGALDTSISGEQRYDEIGDMARALGIFKENAISKIRIEEQSDEERAAAEHERQRNDAEKREMDRQIEFAVNELAAGLERMSQGDISTTIETPFIGRLEQLRQDFNGSMLRLQATMSQIRDNVELIQGNGNQMAQSAEDLSKRTEQQAASLEETAAAVDQITVTVRSSAERAKDADQIVRQAKRSADDSAVVVSNAIDAMGRIEDAARQIEQIIGVIDEIAFQTNLLALNAGIEAARAGEAGKGFAVVAMEVRELAQRSAAAAQEIKGLINKSTNEVSSGSQFVQETGTVLAKISAQIVTISQHVEMIARASHDQSNALQSVNSTVNQMDQMTQKNAAMVEETTAASRELADEADALRRLIQQFKIDGGAGEAPVYRAA, encoded by the coding sequence ATGTTGATTGACAAGATTCTTTCCCGCTTCAAGATCAAGACGAAGGTTCTGATCTTCGTTCTGCCGTTCGTTGTGACCATTTCGGCGGTGGGCCTGACGGGCCTTTATGCTTCCGGACTGCTGCAGGGCCGCATGGAAATCTCCAACAGCGTGCTGCAGTCGCTGAGTGGGTTCAAGGATCTCTACGGTTCGATGGACGACTTCCTGCGCATCACCAGCCAGCAGGCGCGCGACAAGCTGCTCACCGATCTGAAGACCCAGCAGGGCGTGCTTGACCAGACGCTGAGCCAGGTGGGCGAAGAGGCTTCCGGCCGCGACAGCCTTGCCGAGGCCTCCCGCCGCACCAAGGATATTTCAGGTGTCGTCGACAAGCTCTGGGCCCTGCATGAGCAGGAAGAGGCGCTGCATCAGCAGATCGACGCGGCGCAGAAGAGCCTGATCAGCACCCGCTTCACGGTCTCCTACCAGGCCGAGGAATTGCAGACGGCGCTGCAGAGCGACGAAAGCGCCGCCACCGTCACCCTTCGCACCGCCGACCGCCTGCTGAAAGGCGGCGATTTCCTCGGCACCGTCGCCAGCGGCTTCAGCAAGCCCCAGACGCCCCAGGACAAGATCGCCTTCATCAACGAGCAGATGCCGGAGATCATCAAGGCCCAGCGCCTGATCGCCATTTCGGTCCCGACCAACCAGAAAAACGTCATCGACGCCCTGGCTGCGACCATCGACGGCATCAAGGCGATTGCCCAGATGCCCGCTCCGACCGACGAGAACGTCGCCGAACTCGGCCGTCTCGTCTCCCGCTTCCGCCAGACCTCGACCTATACGCAGCTGACCGCGACGCAGAAAATGCGCGAGGCGACCCAGCGGTTTGCCGAGCTCGAAGGCCGCATCGCCCAGACCAACTCCGTCCTTCAGGACACGCGGCGCCTGGAAAATTCCGTCTATGCGCTGCAGATCGTGCTGTCCGATTTCCTCTCCAATTCGAGCAAGGATAACCTCGTGCGCCTGCAGCAGCAGGCCGGCACGCTCGGCAAGGATATGCAGGTGCTGACCACCAGCGCCAAGGGCATGGGCTTTGCCGAAGGCATCTCCGAGGCGATCCAGCCGGCCCTCGACGCCATTTCCGGCGGCGGCTCGAAGATCGTCGATACGATCGGCGAGCGCGTCACGGCTTATGCCGCCGCCCGCCAGGAGCTCGACCAGATCTGGACGAAGCTGACCGATTTCGCCGAGCTGCAGAAGCAGACTGCCGGCACCGAGCGCACCCAGGCAAACAGCATCTCGGTCCTGACCACTGGCCTCGGCATCCTGCTGTCGATCCTCGGCGGCATCGCCCTGGTGCTGACGCTGCAGCGCCCGATCAGCCAGATCACCGCCGCCATGCGCCGCATCGCCGAAGGGGCGCTGGATACCAGCATTTCAGGCGAGCAGCGCTACGACGAAATCGGCGACATGGCCCGCGCGCTCGGCATCTTCAAGGAAAATGCCATCTCGAAGATCCGGATCGAGGAGCAGAGCGACGAGGAGCGCGCCGCCGCCGAACACGAGCGCCAGCGCAACGACGCCGAAAAGCGCGAGATGGACCGGCAGATCGAATTTGCGGTCAATGAGCTCGCCGCCGGCCTCGAGCGCATGTCGCAGGGCGATATCTCGACGACCATCGAAACGCCCTTCATCGGCCGCCTCGAACAGCTGCGTCAGGATTTCAACGGTTCGATGCTGCGCCTGCAGGCGACGATGAGCCAGATCCGCGACAATGTCGAGCTGATCCAGGGCAACGGCAACCAGATGGCCCAGTCGGCCGAGGATCTCTCCAAGCGCACCGAACAGCAGGCGGCTTCGCTCGAAGAGACTGCCGCTGCCGTCGATCAGATCACCGTCACGGTCCGCTCCTCGGCCGAACGCGCCAAGGATGCCGACCAGATCGTCCGCCAGGCCAAGCGCAGCGCCGACGATTCCGCCGTCGTCGTCAGCAATGCGATCGACGCGATGGGTCGCATCGAGGATGCCGCGCGGCAGATCGAGCAGATCATCGGCGTCATCGACGAGATCGCCTTCCAGACCAATTTGCTGGCCCTCAACGCCGGCATCGAAGCGGCGCGCGCCGGCGAGGCCGGCAAGGGTTTCGCCGTCGTCGCCATGGAAGTCCGCGAACTCGCCCAGCGCTCCGCCGCCGCGGCGCAGGAGATCAAGGGACTGATCAACAAGTCGACCAACGAGGTCAGCTCCGGCTCGCAATTCGTGCAGGAGACCGGCACGGTGCTCGCCAAGATCAGCGCCCAGATCGTCACGATCAGCCAGCATGTCGAGATGATCGCCCGCGCCAGCCACGACCAATCCAACGCGCTGCAGAGCGTCAACTCGACCGTCAATCAGATGGACCAGATGACGCAGAAGAATGCTGCCATGGTCGAGGAAACGACCGCCGCCAGCCGCGAACTGGCCGACGAGGCCGATGCGCTGCGCCGCCTCATCCAGCAGTTCAAGATTGACGGCGGGGCGGGCGAAGCGCCGGTCTACCGCGCCGCCTGA